Proteins co-encoded in one Candidatus Binatia bacterium genomic window:
- a CDS encoding D-2-hydroxyacid dehydrogenase translates to MESIGLFANREFFEAYGQQVRSLCDAAGREVRFVLPPSEGQRFDEASLQAITVATFNGYWEVDPQFTRRFFGVVSRAPRLQWFHVPNAGVDHPAFAAILQRGVVITTSAGANAAPVAHSVMAAVLSFARGLPQWLAAQRSKRWQRLGEQRADLNGQTMVIVGLGAIGREVARLAKAFGLRVIAVRTQAIAVPGADEVIALADIDRVLPRADWLVLTCPLTEQTRGLIDAARLERLPPHAHLVNVSRGAVVDEPALIEALRAQRLAGAYLDVFAEEPLPETSPLWELPNVLLSPHDAAGARGNRQRVSELFLDNLRRWLAGEELRNRVRAGEVV, encoded by the coding sequence CATCGGCTTGTTTGCCAACCGCGAGTTTTTCGAAGCGTATGGGCAGCAGGTGCGCAGCCTCTGCGACGCCGCGGGGCGGGAGGTGCGGTTCGTTCTCCCTCCCAGCGAAGGCCAGCGGTTCGATGAGGCATCACTCCAGGCAATCACGGTGGCGACCTTCAACGGGTACTGGGAAGTCGATCCGCAGTTCACGCGCCGCTTTTTTGGCGTGGTCTCACGCGCTCCCCGCCTGCAGTGGTTTCATGTGCCCAACGCAGGCGTCGACCACCCGGCCTTTGCCGCGATTTTGCAGCGCGGGGTGGTGATCACCACTTCCGCTGGTGCGAATGCTGCCCCGGTGGCCCACTCGGTGATGGCGGCAGTGCTGAGCTTCGCCCGCGGTTTGCCACAGTGGCTGGCGGCGCAGCGAAGCAAGCGTTGGCAGCGCCTCGGCGAGCAGCGCGCCGATTTGAACGGGCAAACGATGGTGATTGTCGGCCTCGGCGCCATTGGCCGCGAAGTGGCGCGCTTGGCAAAGGCCTTTGGCCTCCGAGTGATTGCGGTGCGGACCCAGGCGATAGCCGTGCCGGGTGCCGACGAAGTCATCGCCCTCGCTGACATCGATCGCGTGCTCCCGCGGGCGGATTGGCTGGTGCTCACCTGCCCGCTGACAGAACAGACCCGCGGCCTCATCGATGCCGCGCGGCTTGAGCGGCTGCCCCCGCACGCCCATCTTGTGAACGTGAGCCGGGGCGCAGTGGTCGACGAACCCGCGTTGATCGAGGCACTCCGCGCGCAACGCTTGGCCGGTGCATATCTCGATGTGTTTGCCGAGGAGCCGTTGCCGGAAACCTCGCCGCTCTGGGAGTTGCCGAACGTGCTCTTATCTCCGCACGATGCTGCCGGTGCACGGGGCAACCGCCAGCGCGTGAGCGAGCTTTTCCTCGACAACTTGCGCCGCTGGTTGGCCGGGGAAGAGCTACGCAACCGGGTGCGGGCAGGCGAGGTCGTTTAA